The proteins below come from a single Kosakonia sp. SMBL-WEM22 genomic window:
- the mug gene encoding G/U mismatch-specific DNA glycosylase, whose amino-acid sequence MIHDILAPGLRVVFCGINPGKSSAHTGFHFAHPGNRFWKVIHQAGFTDQQLRPEDEHHLLDTRCGITMLVQRPTVQATEVGLHELRSGGRELVHKIEEYQPAALAVLGKQAFEQAFSVRGAKWGKQEMTIGVTQIWVLPNPSGLNRASLEKLVEAYRELDEALASRGL is encoded by the coding sequence ATGATCCACGATATTCTGGCGCCGGGACTGCGCGTCGTGTTTTGTGGCATTAATCCGGGGAAGTCCTCAGCACACACGGGTTTTCATTTTGCGCATCCAGGGAATCGCTTCTGGAAAGTGATTCACCAGGCCGGTTTTACCGACCAACAGTTGCGCCCTGAAGATGAGCACCATCTGCTGGATACGCGCTGCGGCATCACCATGCTGGTTCAGCGTCCGACCGTGCAGGCGACTGAAGTGGGGCTACATGAACTGCGTAGCGGCGGCAGGGAGCTGGTGCATAAAATAGAGGAGTATCAGCCTGCCGCGCTGGCGGTACTTGGCAAACAGGCTTTTGAGCAGGCCTTTAGTGTACGCGGTGCAAAGTGGGGCAAGCAGGAGATGACCATCGGTGTGACGCAAATATGGGTGCTGCCAAATCCCAGCGGTCTGAACCGCGCTTCGCTGGAGAAACTGGTTGAAGCCTACCGCGAGCTGGATGAGGCGCTGGCATCGCGCGGATTGTAA